In the genome of Candidatus Nezhaarchaeales archaeon, the window GCGTAAAATATGCGCTTAAAAATTAAGCGAGCCTTCTTCAGGTGGATATTCAGATGGAGGCTTACGTGGATTCAGGAGCTTCACTTAGCCTAATCCCAAGAAAGATTGCTAAAAAGCTTGCTTTAGGTTTGAAGATCCTTGATTAAAGGCTTTGCACCTGTATGTTGATTTTACGAGCCTCAATGCGAGATTATTCTCCAACCACTTATCACTGTTTCAATTTGAATGGTATTAGTCTCTCCCTAATCTTGTTGAACTTCGGATGATATATGTAATCTACACACGTCCCCCTTGCCTTCTTCACCTCCATATATTCAATAAGCTCCTTAAACACTCCACCAGCAATCCCGTCAGCAATTACTGCGTATCCTTGTGCTGTCTCTTTAACGATTTTAGCGTGAGGTAGTGGCGTTATTTTTCTCACAGACCCTATTTTTGATAATCTCTCAACAAGCTCATTATAGACTTTAGGTATTTTTACAAGTCTTCCAGAAACTATTATCTCTCTAGGTTTTGGGACTGAAGCTGTCATAGCCATAACAGCTTTCTCCACACCCTCCATCATCGCTTCCCAAGCGATTCTGCACCTCTCGTCAACTTCAGAATCTCTGATAAGTTCTTCGGGGCTTAACCTTCCCGTAATTGATGCGCATCCTCCAGTGAATACGTCAGCCTTCTCCCAAGTACCAACGAGTTGTATAAGCTCTAAATCAGTCCAGGACATCGTTAGAAAGCCTGGTCCAAGCATCGTTGTTCCACCGAAACCATCGACAATCTTCCCACCTCTAACGCCGATTACAGCATTGTAGCCAAAACCCACTTCCACAAGTATTAGCGATACTTCGCTGTAAGGTATGCTCAACCTCTTAGCTTGATCATGAGTAGCTAGCACTGTAACGCTAAGCTTATCTGCCGTACCCATATCCACCTTATTTATCTTCCTATGAATAGGTACTGTTGGTAGGTTAATTACTCCAGGTATGAAGCATACGGGTAATTTCCTCCTTTTCATCTCTTTAACGATCTGAGTCATCGCGTAGTAAATGAAGGCCCCTACGAAACCCTTCCTTAGAGCTCTCTCAATCTCATCCTTGCTTGTCAGCAGTATATACGTGTAATACCATTCTTCAAGAACATCCTCTCCGACCTCATCTAGGTAGGTAATTTCAACTCCATAACCTGAGGGGCCAGTAATTAAGTCTAAAGGTAACGCTCTATCGATAGCGTTAATGAGGAGTTTAGGGTCCTTGGCAACATCCACGG includes:
- a CDS encoding DUF1464 family protein, which translates into the protein MVRVLGIDPGTKSLDLCGLEYGEVYFEESLETVDVAKDPKLLINAIDRALPLDLITGPSGYGVEITYLDEVGEDVLEEWYYTYILLTSKDEIERALRKGFVGAFIYYAMTQIVKEMKRRKLPVCFIPGVINLPTVPIHRKINKVDMGTADKLSVTVLATHDQAKRLSIPYSEVSLILVEVGFGYNAVIGVRGGKIVDGFGGTTMLGPGFLTMSWTDLELIQLVGTWEKADVFTGGCASITGRLSPEELIRDSEVDERCRIAWEAMMEGVEKAVMAMTASVPKPREIIVSGRLVKIPKVYNELVERLSKIGSVRKITPLPHAKIVKETAQGYAVIADGIAGGVFKELIEYMEVKKARGTCVDYIYHPKFNKIRERLIPFKLKQ